aaggacaacttcttcccccccccgccatcagattcctgaatgatcaatgaaccccagacacggcctcattttctcttctttttacacaaatgtattttttaaaatgtaatttagagcaattttGCACTTTGTTCTGCACAACattactgccgcaaaacaacaaatttcataactcgccatgacaataaacttaattttgagggtgggtgggtgtgtgtgtgtgtacctgtgtgtttgtgtacctatgtgtgtgtgtgtacttgtgcatgtatgtgtgtaccTGTGCATGTGTACGTGTACTTGTGTGTGTacctgtgcgtgtgtgtgtacctgtgtgcatgagtgtgcatacctgtgtgcgtgtgtgtacttgtgcatgtgtgtgtgtgtgtgtgtacctgtacctgtgcatatgtgtgtgtacctgtgcacgtgtgtgtgtgtgtatacctgggcatgtgtgtgtgtgtgtacgtacctgtgtatatgtgtgtacctgtgcatatgtgtgtgtctgtccgGCCATGTGCGCAAGATAAAACGTGCGTGCTCACAGCCACCAGAGGCGGATGGATACCCCCAGGATGCTCGGCCCTTTTGCATGAGGAGTGACATTGGTCGGAAGGCAGGGAGACATTGGCTGAGTTTCCGGCATTCAGCCCTTACCAACATAACTGCGCACTCTGCCATTTTCTGAGTCAGTCCGTCGTTCACCGACTTCTGCGCCGCTTTCGTCAGGGCGACTGCGTCCTCGGTTAACTTGTCGCTCTTCTCCCGCAGAGCCTTGGAATGCACAATCATGGTCTTGGCCTTGTTTATGGCTGCCTCACAAGCTGGGGACAAGGTGAGATGCAGGGCGTTACAGGCGGAAGGTCCCAATGGCCCGAGCAGAGAtgcaggagggtggggggagggggggtgcccTGAGTATGCAGAAAGTCAACAACAGCGTTGGAGGTCACCCTGGGGGCCTTTGTAAGGGATAGTGGGAAATGTTCATGGCATTGCTGACCACCTTCGCTCTGCTTACTCttcgcctgccgacattttgctcataacctgacgaagggctcaagcccgaaacgtcagttctgtatctttacctttggtacataaaggacatcaactggctgagtttctccagcgttgtgttttacttctctacactaatggcaactctttgctgTTAGGAAATTTTGAGTAACATTGCATTTTCTGATGACAATAAGAGAATCTTGAAACTTGTGCAAGATTCGACTTGCGATTCAGTTCATTGCTGCGGGCACAGACTTTGTGATGTAGTCCTGCAGAGGCAAACCACCAGTCCCCAGCCTGTCCAGCGCCGCTATTAACACaagaaagggaagcaaaggaAAGTTCCTTCAGGGATGTGGAGCCCCATGTCCATCTCGCATAATTCGCATGATCAACATCATTCCTCGGGTGTGGCAAGCGACATAAGGGGGAGGAGACATTTCCGGCCGAAACTCCAATGGAGGCTACGTTGTTTGTGACGTCTGATCCTCTGGTGGGGGGGGAATATCTGACCCTCTGGTGAAGGCCTCCCCTATTGGCCAACCCCTGACCCTGAGATTTAGACCCAAGCCAGGACCGAcctctgaccccctcccccccaaaacccTAGATTCACTAGAACCCACCGCAGACTGACCCCGTATCCAGGTCACCCCGTGGACTGACCCTGTGATCCAGGTCACCGCAGACTGACCCCTAGATCCAGGTCACCCCGTGGATCAATCCCTGACGCTGTGATCCAGGTCACCCTGAGATTTCAAGCACACCCAACCTCCCCGCCATCGTAGCCACCCCTCGCCTCACCATAGCTGTAGGGCCCGGCCGGTGTTGGGGAGGGCATCACGTTCACGTCCCTGACCTCCGCCAGCTCCTTGGTGACCCTCGGTGTCAGGCAGTCCTTCCTCGCCTCCTTCGTGGTCTGGCTCATCATCTGCGGCACTAGGTCGAGGACCAGCATCCGCTCCCGGTAGCACTCCTGCAGTCGCTTCCGCGCGCCGTCCAGCTCCTGTGCAGAGGGTGCCAGGGCAGCCCATCAGAGGGGGAACAATGTCAGAAGGCTGCCCTCCTTCACACCCACCGAGCCAGCACGTCCAAGGGTCAAAACCAGGTCCTTGTGGTTGGCCCACCCCTTCAACAGGAGGGGACATTGCAGAGGGGTATTTCCTCTGGGTCTGAGCCATGCTGCCCCCAGCAATGTGTGGTGGGATCCTGTCGTGGGAGATTTACAACGCATCTAACCCATGGCATTTCTATCCTGGGACGGTGCAGAGGTGGGAGCTTTGTCTAAAGTGTGCTGACTCTGTCTTGGGTCTCTGTGCAGAGGGAGCTTTCATCCTGTGACCATCCCTGTcctggtgtgtgtgatgggacagtgcagagggagcttcactctgtgaccaacccaatcctgggagtgtgtgatgggacggtgcagagggagcttcactctgtgaccatcCCTGTCCCGGGTctctgtgatgggacagtgtagagggagctttcaCCCTGTGACCATCCCTGTcctggtgtgtgtgatgggacggtggagagcagtggttctcaaccttgttctttccactcacatctcactttaagtaatccctgtgccatcggggctctgtgattagtaagaggttgcttaaggtgggatgtgggtgggaagaaaaagtttgaaaacccattgttttaattgtccctcatggactcgttatgtgaacaggtcatctccaaaggaaatgggcgaatgacaatttttctcaagcaaattatttcagtaacaaatgggtgtagagcagtgattctcaaccttcccatcccgcccacatcccactttaagcaatcccttactaatcacaggagaGAAAGCAACCCAAATCCCCTGAGCCcacactgcccccccacccccccccccccacccccgtgatCCTTCCTCTCGTTTACCTTGGGGATTTGGGAGAGCAAATTTTGGACAGAACCGCTGGACCAGGTGGAGGCTGCCTCGGTATTTAAGACTCTGAGAAGTTTTTGCAGGAGGGAGGGATTTAGGACGATCAGGAATGGAcaggagcagggggagggggagctgagtccacagccagatcagcctcattgaatggtggtaaaagcacccagaaatgctgggggaacttgcaacgtccatgggaggtaaagatacatcccaCGGACGATGCGAGACCGGCTGATTCTACAATTACCATCTGCAGCCTGCAGTGTTTCATTTAATTGAATTGGGTAGCAGGCTTGTCAGGCTGAATGGCCCCTGCTTCTCACTGTAACACGCTTGTTACCTGCAGCATCGACTTTATCTTGTGCAGCGGCTCCTCCAGGGTGGGTTTCACAGCCTCCATCCTCCTCTTTTCCAGGTCAACCAGCAAGTCGGCTCCATCAGGTATCTAGAAAGCAGCCTACAGTGGCGAAGCCAGAAGCAACAACTTTCCCAGGGACAGGGGGTGGTCTCCCtggggcaaggggagggggtggtctcCCTGGGGAACTGATTTTCCTGGTGATTTCCCTGGGGCAGGGGGAACTGATCACCCACCTTCCTTTCCCCCCTTTCTCCcattccccttccctttcttcctgtccctcccctcccctcctcttcccctctccccctcctcttcccctctcctccacttcccttcttcccacccctccccccccctccccacccctccccccctctcccctcccctcctcccctctcccctccccttcctcttctctctctccccagccccactcaccctcttccccctctctctccaccttctgcctCTCCTCCCCTTCACCAACCCCCCACTCaacctctccccccttccctctctctcccctcccctggcCCTCACTcaccctcttctcctctcccctctccttcttgTTTCCCCTACCCTGCGCTCTCTGCCCTGGCCCCCACTCACCCTCTCCGCCACCGGCCGGCCTCTCCTCCTGCGCCCGGTGACCTGGTTCAGCAGCAGCGCCTTGCGCACGCCTCCGAGCACCAGGCGCAGTCGGTCTCTACTCTCCTTCAGGCGGAACAGCTCGGTGTTGAGCCGGTTAAGTGTGTCACACAGGTGACCAATGACGGAGCGGGCCTGCAGCAGGTAGCTGCCCAGCTGCTGGTTGCTGTGCAGGGCGCACAGGTCCCGGAGGAAGGGCAGCAGCTCCATCTCGGGGTGAAAGCCCCACGAGCCTCGATCACCCTCCTCGGGCACCTTGTACAGCACGTCCCGGCTCAGCTGTGACTCATCCCCCACCCGGCACACCCTCTGTCTTGCCTCCTGCAGCCTCCTGCGGGTCTCGGCCACCTTCTCCTGCCGGAGCCTGTAGGCGGGAAGTGGCTCTGGCTTCTCGGACAGCTCACCAGGCAGCCTCTTGCATCCTTCCCTGCGCGCCAGCTGCCGCTCCTGCTCCTCGTACAAGGCAGCTGAACGGAACGGCACGCCTTGGTATGGCTGTGACGTGATCTCAGTGGCCGCCTCAGCCAAGCCCACCGCCCGGATGGCCTGGTCCCGCCAGCGTTTGGCGCCGATTGCCGCTGCCGGCTCCTTCACCCCTCTCCATTCCATggtatctcttccccccccccctccagttgGAGCTGGGGTGTTGGGGTCCAGTCCTGCCCAAGGAGGAAGGGCAGAAGGTTTCACTAGGAGGAAGTGGGCAAAGGTTACAGGAAGAAGTGCCTACTCCCCTTGAACAGCCCCGTCATGCAGTCCCCAAATCAACCACCCATTCTTCCCCAAACATCTCATATCCCATCCCCATCAAACCACAGGACCTTCACTCCCTCTCCAAACATCTCACCTCCCACTCCGTCAAACTTCAAAACATTCACTTCCTCCCCATTGAACCCCAGGACCCTCAACTCCTCCCCAaacatctcctctccctccccataaAACCTCAGGACCTTCCCTCACCCCAAATATATAATCTTCCACCCCATTCAAACCACAGGACCTTCAATTCCTCCCCAAACATCTCCGCTTCCTCCCCATCAAATCCCAgggccttccctctcccccaaatATCTCATCTCCCACCCCAATCAAAACCCAGGACCTTCACTTCCTCCCCAAACacatcctctccctccccatcaaacCCTAAGACCTTCACCCCCTCTCCAAACATCTCTCCCAATCAAACCCCAAGACCTTTACTTTCTCCCCAAACATCTCCTCCCCATCAACCCCCAGAAtcttccctcactcccctgaCATTTAATATCCCATCCCCAATAAACCCCAggaccttctctccctcccctatcaACCCTAGGACCTTCACTCCCTCCCCAAACATCTCATCTCCCACCCGTATCAAACCTCAGAACCTTCAATTCCTCCCCATCGAACTCCAAGTCCTTCAGTTCCTCCCCAaacatctcctctccctccctattGAACCCCAGGACCCTCCCCAAacatctcttctccctccccatcaaaccccaggaccttcccccacccccaaatatctcatcccccacccccaaatatcTCATCTCCCACCCCTTCAAACCCCAggaccttccctccctccccaaacatCTAATCTCCCAACCCCAGGACCTTCACTCCCACCCCAAATATCTCATCTCCCACTCCCATCAAACTCCAGGACCTTCACTTCCTCTGCAAacatctcctctccatcctcatcAAACCCCAGGACCTTCACTTCCTCCCCAAacatcttctctccctccccatcaaacCCCAGGACCTTCACTTCCTCCCCAAACATCTCCTCTACCCCACATCAAACCCCAGGACCTTCCTCACCCCCAAATATCTCATCTCCCACCCCCATCAAACCCCAtgaccttccctccctccccaaacagCTAATCTCCCATCGCCATCAACCCAAGGACCTTcaattcctccctctccctctccctctccatcaatCCCCAGgacctccccttcctctctcaccAATCACATCTCCAACCTCCATGACCTCCTCCCCAGACCCTTCCCTCCCCagacccttccctccccacttgtTCATCAGTCACCCCATCAAAACCCAGgaccttccctccccattccctcACTAATCATCTCATCAACTCAATCCCCAGgatcttccctccctcccaaaaTACCTCATCTCCAACCCCATCCCCTCAATCCGCACTCTCTGGACACCCTTAATGGGCGCGCGTCTTGGCGACCATCTCCCTCCTCCTGCTTTCCCCTCGCTTCCCAGTGCATTCCTGGCAGCGCACTCCCATCTATCCCTCCCGGTATGTGGGGATCACCACCAGCACTTGCCTCACTCTTAATGGACACTGCCCCTTCCTTCCACAGAGCATAGCCCTTCCACCCATTGCACTCATACTAACCCTTTTGCCCATCCACTGTCATTTCAATTCTCAGATTTTTCATTCCTTGCTTGTGTACATTGCTCTGACCCCCTCAATGTTCCTTTATCTGACCCGgtcctccacagttttaaatttagaatcaaacaattcacacgtGATTAAAGCTCATTCCAGATTTTGTTCACGGTTATTTGTACACGTTctggtttgaccatgtggaaattgcagcactttttatacatcgtcccccccatttcagggcagcacAATGTCCAGGACACCTGGTTTCATGGGTGTTTGTGAAAACTTGGGTTTGTTTAATGGCTTCATTGGGGCAGGTATAAGGGAACTGGGCTGGATTTGAGGCTTTTGAtcccctttggagtctgtagtctccatttttcaacatgagaaccagaggttgtgccaatgaaagtcaaagaacctGTCATGAGGCTGAAAAAACAGTAAGAGTCGTCGCCCAAACTTATGATCAAAACGTGTCCTCATCTGTCCACCAGaccttttttttctgaattctGCCGGTTCCTTGGCAAACAGTAATCAGGCCATCCTCCCTGTGGACAACTAGTGGTTGGCATCTTGCAGTGTGACCTCTGTATCTCTGCTCATgaggtcttctgcagacagtggtcATCGACACATCCCCGCCTGCTTCCTGAAGAGCGGTCCTGATCTGTCGGACGGGCGTTTGAGGATTTCCCCCTCATTACAGTGAGAATTATTttctcatcagcagtggagtcttcctcTGCTGACCAGTCCCTTCAAGGTGACTGGGCTGTGTCTtctcaatgatgttccaaactcttGATTTTGGTCATTGGATGGTTTTGGCGACGTGTCTTACTGTTTTTTTCAGCCTCATgacggcttctttgactttcattggcacaacctcTGGTCCATGTGTTGAAAAATGGTGACGACAGACCCCAAAGGGGATCAAAAGCCTCGAATCCAGCCCAGCTCCCTTATACCTGCCCAACGAAGCCATTAAACGCACCCATgttctcacaaacacctgtgaggcCAGATGTCCCACACATTGTGGTGCCATGATATGGGGGGAGGAtggataaaaagtgctgtaatttccacatggtcaaaccagAATGTGCAGAAATAACACAATAGGAAATAAGGGCAGCTTGGTTTGCCCAGCGGCCAGcccagcgccagtgatcgggagcagggttcaaatcccgcactctctgtaaggaggttgcacgttcttccctgtgtctgcgtgggttttccctgggggggttctggtttcctcccaccatactggggtggtgggggggagttgtAGGCCAATGGGGTGTAATCGGGCGgtgtgggctcgtgggctggaagggcctgttactgagctgcacATATACGATATAAATgtgaccttgaataaaatctggaatgtgcatgtcAATcgcatgtgaattatttgatgacAACTTGAAAACTGGACCACAGGGGACAAATAAAGCTACGCGTTAGGCAGGGCGCTGCCAGTGCCTCAACACAGGATGTATCTGAATCCACCTCTGGCAGTGTGCTCCTGTCATTAACCCACTCCCTGTGTTCCCCtcatccctctcaccttaaactcttGTTTTTGACAGGTACAAAAATGCTCCATCTGCCCTATAATCTCGGAATCCTACAGCTTCTATTAACTCGCTCTTCAACCTTCTTTTCTCCAAAATTTAGTCCATCCAAACTCCCCCTCTAAATAGGTCATCCAACCATCTCCTCCTCCGCACCGTTCTCGTTCCATGCGCTCTTCCTTCAGCTATTCCCAGCTTCCCTCGGTCCAGGTGTAGTGGTCTGTCTCTCGCTTTCCCCCCCCCGCCTCGGCTCAGGAacacctccccccgcccccgtggTGACGCACGACCCTCCCTCTCATTTCTCACCACTCTCCGCTGGCTGCGGGTCCCCTTGCCCACCCAGACACCAGCCTTGAAGTCCCTTTTCCTCTCAGCCCTGGGTCCTGAGCCTTGTGCTTGGACCTCAGATGAGGCAAAGGTGCATCACAATGCAGCTGTCTCCATAGAAACGGCAGAATAGGAGGAAATCAAGTCAATGTCAAGcttattgtacaagtacaacctgatgaaatagcgttctccggtcctcggtgcaaaacatgcaaacacacacacagacaacaaACAGTACACATGCAAGACGAGTACTCATCTATACAGGAACAATGTTCGGTTATGTTCCAGCAAACCTGTCATACGTCAATAAGGAATAacacacctaccattttttataattatatgTTGAATACCTTTAGTCCACACTGAATAAACCACTAAtgaacacagctgaaagcacaacCGGGCACGAAGCACGTTGgaagcattgaactaaatttAATTGCAGTCGGTAAGGGTGGTAAAGCGACTGGGTCATCAGTTTCACTCTCTTCTGAGGATGCTCAAGAACAGCTCGTAGAATGCAAAGAAATAGTATTTAATAAACACGAGGGTCTTGGAGGGTCAGGGTGGgtggttcctttggtcattctcactgcccatgggcagGTGGTGATGAATCTgatcctcctatatctcttccccaatgggagcagccatgtgcagggtggaggaggtccttgatgattttgcgcgccctctttgGACAACGTTCCCGATCTGTCATGTCAATGGGcgtgggagggagaccccagtggtcCTTTCTGcccccttatggtcctgtggattgacctccaattcatttTTCTGCAGCGACTGTatccacattgtgatgcaggatgctctcaatagaggcTCCTGTAGAACGTTGACATGATGGCGGCCGGTTGCCTcgtctgcttcagtcttctcaggaagtgcagtctctgttgccccttcctgacaagtgaggagatgttgagtgtccacgacagGTTTCTAGTTAAATGAACTTCAagggaacctggtgctctccactacagagt
Above is a genomic segment from Narcine bancroftii isolate sNarBan1 chromosome 2, sNarBan1.hap1, whole genome shotgun sequence containing:
- the tektl1 gene encoding tektin-like protein 1; protein product: MEWRGVKEPAAAIGAKRWRDQAIRAVGLAEAATEITSQPYQGVPFRSAALYEEQERQLARREGCKRLPGELSEKPEPLPAYRLRQEKVAETRRRLQEARQRVCRVGDESQLSRDVLYKVPEEGDRGSWGFHPEMELLPFLRDLCALHSNQQLGSYLLQARSVIGHLCDTLNRLNTELFRLKESRDRLRLVLGGVRKALLLNQVTGRRRRGRPVAERIPDGADLLVDLEKRRMEAVKPTLEEPLHKIKSMLQELDGARKRLQECYRERMLVLDLVPQMMSQTTKEARKDCLTPRVTKELAEVRDVNVMPSPTPAGPYSYACEAAINKAKTMIVHSKALREKSDKLTEDAVALTKAAQKSVNDGLTQKMAECAVMLQHMEVSSGETRASINRAKRWYNEMELVKGMTLGPESTQHLTTRERLDRPLVKVFQRHPGTQLTEAATLVKGIAMLDDAMAETKRNINMMEQAKKQLDENIQEKKAGYQVDAEIVRFRKVKAPARVLLD